In Neorhizobium galegae, the following proteins share a genomic window:
- a CDS encoding ABC transporter ATP-binding protein: protein MAKLILNRLSKTFDTGGRAAVNDVSLTVREGGFLALLGPSGCGKTTVLRMIAGFEQPSDGSILLGERVLANAGEMVSPEHRNMAMVFQSYALWPHMSVAENVGYPLKVRGISREKRARKVREALAAVRLEAYADRRPADLSGGQRQRVALARCLVTEPDVVLLDEPLANLDRHLRQEMEETFREFHARSGATMIYVTHDQSEAMALATDVAVMSEGRLLQVATPEEIYARPEGRLVGGLVGQGAILSLPSPLGDRRLFDWPAMQEILTGPAGEARADILVRPQDVEIAAEGQVATVLSVLFEGERYALRLALPDGQALRAFSRQPVKVGDRLSIVIRAAWRL from the coding sequence GTGGCGAAGCTGATCCTCAACCGCCTCTCCAAGACATTCGACACCGGCGGCCGTGCGGCCGTCAACGACGTGTCGCTGACGGTGCGCGAAGGCGGCTTCCTGGCGTTGCTTGGGCCCTCCGGCTGCGGCAAGACGACGGTGCTGCGGATGATCGCCGGCTTCGAACAGCCAAGCGACGGCTCGATCCTGCTCGGCGAGCGCGTTCTGGCGAACGCAGGCGAGATGGTGTCGCCTGAACATCGCAACATGGCTATGGTCTTTCAGTCCTATGCGCTTTGGCCGCATATGAGCGTCGCGGAAAATGTCGGCTACCCTTTGAAGGTGCGCGGCATTTCGCGCGAGAAACGTGCACGCAAGGTCAGGGAGGCGCTTGCCGCCGTCCGCCTCGAGGCCTACGCGGACCGCCGTCCGGCGGATCTCTCCGGCGGCCAGAGGCAGCGCGTGGCGCTCGCCCGTTGTCTCGTTACCGAACCGGACGTCGTGCTGCTCGACGAGCCGCTCGCCAATCTCGACCGGCACCTGCGCCAGGAGATGGAAGAGACGTTTCGCGAGTTTCACGCCCGATCCGGTGCGACGATGATCTATGTCACCCATGACCAGTCGGAGGCGATGGCGCTTGCGACCGACGTCGCGGTAATGTCCGAGGGCCGGCTGCTGCAGGTGGCGACGCCGGAGGAAATCTATGCCCGGCCGGAGGGCCGGTTGGTCGGCGGCCTCGTGGGGCAGGGGGCTATCCTCTCACTTCCGTCACCGCTCGGTGATAGGCGGCTTTTCGACTGGCCCGCCATGCAGGAGATCCTCACCGGACCGGCAGGTGAAGCGCGTGCCGATATCCTCGTCCGTCCGCAGGACGTCGAAATCGCGGCGGAAGGACAGGTGGCCACCGTCCTCTCGGTGCTGTTCGAGGGCGAGCGTTATGCGCTGCGTCTCGCTCTGCCGGACGGACAGGCATTGCGCGCTTTCAGCCGCCAGCCGGTCAAGGTCGGCGATCGTCTGTCGATCGTCATCCGTGCGGCCTGGAGATTGTAG
- a CDS encoding endonuclease/exonuclease/phosphatase family protein yields the protein MSLCLGTFNIENLMTRFDFSGWRNQLRQDRVLRLYDVQDKAVYQQLEQARLIAETDDTRQLSALAIADADADILCLQEVDNMPALQAFEYGYLYRMVGNGYRQKYLVEGNDSRGIDVAVLMREETRSGEKIEVQDVRSHAMLTYQDLGLFNDELALSNQAHDKIFKRDCLELELTIGGKPFSLFVVHFKSMGNARDGQDGRTGTMAVRMAEAKAVRQIVERRFGEGRTADKNFAICGDMNDYQEKVQVIGTRREGYLFEPRSEEVSALNVFTDDGFVVNAVTRREVMDRWTLYHARGPEEQHLCQLDYIWLSPALAEHNPESVPEIIRGGQPYRTVFPPGQEVERFPRIGWDRPKASDHCPVVMSLELR from the coding sequence ATGTCGCTGTGTCTCGGCACCTTCAACATTGAAAACCTGATGACGCGCTTCGATTTTTCCGGCTGGCGCAACCAGCTCCGGCAGGACCGCGTGCTGCGGCTCTACGACGTGCAGGACAAGGCCGTCTACCAGCAGCTCGAACAGGCCCGCCTGATCGCCGAGACCGACGACACGCGGCAGCTTTCGGCACTGGCGATCGCCGATGCGGATGCCGACATCCTCTGCCTGCAGGAGGTCGACAACATGCCGGCGCTGCAGGCCTTCGAATACGGCTATCTCTACCGCATGGTCGGCAACGGCTACCGCCAGAAATATCTGGTCGAGGGCAATGATTCACGTGGCATCGATGTCGCCGTGCTGATGCGCGAGGAGACCCGCAGCGGCGAGAAGATCGAGGTGCAGGACGTGCGCAGCCACGCCATGCTGACCTATCAGGACCTCGGCCTCTTCAACGACGAACTGGCGCTCAGCAACCAGGCCCACGACAAGATCTTCAAGCGCGACTGCCTGGAACTGGAGCTGACGATCGGGGGCAAGCCCTTCTCGCTGTTCGTCGTGCATTTCAAATCCATGGGCAATGCCCGCGACGGCCAGGACGGCCGCACCGGCACGATGGCGGTCCGCATGGCGGAGGCGAAAGCGGTGCGCCAGATCGTCGAACGCCGTTTCGGCGAGGGACGAACCGCCGACAAGAACTTCGCCATCTGCGGGGACATGAACGACTATCAGGAAAAGGTGCAAGTGATCGGCACACGCCGCGAGGGCTACCTCTTCGAGCCGCGGAGCGAAGAGGTGAGTGCGCTGAATGTCTTCACCGACGACGGCTTCGTGGTCAACGCGGTTACGCGCCGCGAGGTGATGGATCGCTGGACGCTCTATCATGCGCGCGGGCCGGAGGAGCAGCATCTCTGCCAGCTCGACTATATCTGGCTGTCGCCGGCGCTCGCTGAGCACAACCCCGAGAGCGTGCCGGAGATCATCCGCGGCGGCCAACCTTATCGCACCGTCTTTCCCCCGGGACAGGAAGTGGAACGGTTTCCGCGCATCGGCTGGGACCGGCCGAAGGCATCGGACCACTGCCCCGTCGTGATGTCGCTGGAGCTTCGATGA
- a CDS encoding NUDIX hydrolase, whose product MTIQTISGWPAENTVFEVEAFDLSVLPGAHPIYVAHRDEIEENWAREAAANPHLFNGQMVLQNRLSFRDGVIIGEAHVIPYSTLLWWRRQPDPAGAFHLFGFAVPVSSDGAIIAVRMSERTANPGQVYCAAGSLDLLDIVDGKLDLEANMYREVREETGLDLAEAKADRQLFASYGGHRVVGFRFYRFDLTAQEMLARIADHMVHDEEKEIAGAVAIRSADRGAHPYSPLMFPILDLFFGRSMR is encoded by the coding sequence ATGACCATCCAGACGATCAGTGGCTGGCCCGCCGAAAATACCGTCTTCGAGGTCGAGGCTTTCGATCTTTCGGTCCTGCCCGGAGCGCATCCCATCTATGTCGCGCACCGGGACGAGATAGAGGAGAATTGGGCGCGCGAAGCGGCGGCCAATCCACATCTCTTCAACGGCCAGATGGTGCTGCAGAACAGGCTTTCGTTCCGGGACGGCGTGATCATCGGCGAGGCGCATGTCATCCCTTATTCGACGCTTCTATGGTGGCGGAGACAGCCTGATCCCGCCGGCGCCTTCCATCTCTTCGGCTTTGCCGTGCCCGTTTCGTCCGATGGGGCGATCATCGCCGTCCGGATGAGCGAAAGGACCGCCAATCCGGGTCAGGTCTATTGCGCCGCCGGCTCGCTCGATCTCCTGGACATCGTCGACGGCAAGCTCGATCTCGAGGCCAATATGTACCGTGAAGTTCGGGAGGAAACCGGCCTCGACCTTGCCGAAGCGAAGGCGGACCGGCAACTCTTCGCCAGCTACGGCGGGCACCGGGTCGTCGGCTTCCGCTTCTATCGCTTCGACCTTACGGCGCAGGAGATGCTGGCGCGGATTGCCGACCATATGGTGCATGACGAGGAAAAGGAGATTGCCGGAGCGGTGGCGATCCGTTCGGCCGATCGCGGCGCGCATCCCTACAGCCCGTTGATGTTCCCGATTCTCGACCTGTTTTTCGGCCGGTCGATGCGCTGA
- a CDS encoding PhzF family phenazine biosynthesis protein, whose amino-acid sequence MARRYSIYDVFTDRRLAGNPLAVILDGDDLADDKMQAIAREMNLSETVFVQSSANAAYAARLRIFTPGRELPFAGHPTVGTAVALAELNHGSGPGAGQPDMDLVCVLEENVGPVRCAVRLRAGEAGFAEFDLPRKPVQIELPLDRQGLADALSVKSTDIGFENHAASIWSAGVPFLMIPLHNLATVQNLEFDTALWEKAAPFVEGSLASAYVYCRSGVNHQAKFHARMFSPDMGISEDPATGAAVAALSGAIRHFDALPDGHHPVLVEQGVEMGRPSLIHLHIDVKEGEIARARIGGQAIKVAEGTLYL is encoded by the coding sequence TTGGCCCGTCGCTACAGCATCTATGACGTCTTCACCGACAGACGACTTGCTGGCAATCCGCTGGCGGTGATTCTCGATGGAGACGACCTTGCCGACGACAAAATGCAGGCGATCGCCAGGGAGATGAATCTCTCCGAAACGGTGTTCGTTCAGTCTTCCGCGAATGCAGCCTATGCAGCCCGTCTGCGCATCTTCACGCCGGGCCGGGAGTTGCCTTTTGCGGGGCATCCGACCGTCGGAACGGCGGTGGCGCTCGCCGAACTCAATCATGGGTCCGGACCCGGGGCCGGGCAGCCCGACATGGATCTTGTCTGCGTGCTGGAGGAAAATGTCGGCCCTGTGCGCTGCGCCGTACGGCTTCGTGCCGGCGAGGCCGGATTTGCCGAGTTCGACCTGCCGAGAAAGCCGGTGCAGATCGAGCTTCCGCTCGACCGGCAGGGGCTGGCCGATGCGCTGAGCGTCAAATCGACGGATATCGGTTTCGAGAACCATGCCGCCTCCATCTGGAGTGCCGGCGTGCCCTTCCTGATGATCCCGTTGCACAATCTGGCGACGGTCCAGAATCTCGAATTCGACACGGCCTTGTGGGAAAAGGCAGCGCCGTTCGTCGAGGGATCGCTTGCATCGGCATACGTCTATTGCCGCAGCGGCGTGAACCATCAGGCAAAGTTCCATGCCCGGATGTTCTCGCCGGACATGGGGATTTCCGAGGATCCGGCCACGGGCGCTGCCGTTGCCGCACTCTCCGGCGCGATCCGGCATTTCGATGCGCTCCCGGACGGCCATCACCCGGTGCTGGTGGAGCAGGGGGTGGAGATGGGGCGTCCGTCGTTGATCCATCTGCATATCGACGTGAAGGAGGGAGAGATCGCCAGGGCCCGCATCGGCGGCCAGGCAATCAAGGTTGCGGAAGGCACGCTCTATCTTTGA
- a CDS encoding BA14K family protein, with amino-acid sequence MKPILLLLGSLVLLVLVFLSGVIITANVIAEPEPHKFAHMDTPDLWTSKPKAVDTVGQDYQRLPTATPPASVAADTRETPAVQQTDSGGAVDNTVTGSLNPQQPPILPQPTEERKAMVDPAQADWCFARYKSYRIEDNSYQPLSGGPRRQCQAPGAPAIETVAAAPVPDQAQAPQMQDELQPLPETPAARANQRADNAVAGYAQSQAVDAGVPAGSHEEWCFARYRSYQAEDNSYQPFAGGPRRQCQSPFG; translated from the coding sequence ATGAAGCCAATCCTCTTGCTTTTGGGCAGCCTTGTCCTGCTCGTTCTGGTGTTCCTGAGCGGCGTGATCATCACCGCGAACGTGATCGCCGAACCTGAACCCCATAAGTTCGCCCATATGGATACGCCGGATCTGTGGACCTCCAAACCGAAGGCCGTTGACACCGTCGGCCAGGATTATCAGCGCCTGCCCACCGCGACGCCTCCGGCTTCAGTTGCAGCCGATACGCGGGAAACGCCTGCTGTTCAGCAGACCGACTCGGGGGGAGCCGTTGACAATACGGTGACCGGGTCTCTCAATCCGCAGCAGCCGCCCATATTGCCGCAGCCGACCGAAGAGCGGAAAGCCATGGTCGATCCCGCCCAGGCGGACTGGTGCTTCGCGCGATACAAGTCCTATCGCATCGAAGACAATAGTTACCAGCCCTTGAGCGGCGGCCCCCGTCGGCAGTGCCAGGCACCGGGCGCGCCCGCGATTGAGACTGTTGCCGCCGCACCGGTTCCCGACCAGGCGCAAGCCCCGCAGATGCAGGACGAATTGCAGCCGCTTCCGGAGACACCGGCTGCCCGCGCCAACCAGCGAGCCGACAACGCTGTGGCGGGCTATGCACAGTCGCAGGCAGTCGATGCCGGCGTTCCGGCCGGATCCCATGAGGAATGGTGTTTTGCCCGTTACCGGTCCTACCAGGCCGAGGACAACAGCTATCAGCCCTTCGCCGGCGGCCCGCGCCGCCAATGCCAATCGCCTTTCGGCTGA
- a CDS encoding acetamidase/formamidase family protein, with protein MKHHVSASSKTCAWGYFDAAREPVLTIDSGDTVVIDTVSGPAEVLPKEGFTILPEHLEIHENCRPIMQGHILTGPVAVRGASPGQVLEVKILDVELRQDWGYNVIRPLAGTLPYDFETPRMITIPLDKQRNVGRLPWGLDLPLAPFFGVMGVAPPPNWGRITSIMPRSHAGNIDNKELVAGTTLYLPIFNEGALFSCGDGHGAQGDGEVCITAIETALRGTFQLTVRGDLDFVYPRAETPTHYITMGMDPDLDQCAVMALRDMIVLLGEKGGLSREDAYTLCSLAGDLRITQTVNGCKGVHMMMAKNLVERTA; from the coding sequence ATGAAACATCACGTCTCCGCCTCCTCCAAAACCTGCGCCTGGGGTTATTTCGACGCCGCCCGCGAGCCGGTGCTGACGATCGACAGCGGCGACACGGTGGTGATCGACACGGTCTCCGGCCCTGCGGAAGTTCTGCCCAAGGAAGGGTTCACCATCCTTCCCGAACATCTCGAAATTCACGAGAACTGCCGGCCGATCATGCAGGGCCATATCCTGACCGGCCCGGTCGCCGTGCGCGGCGCCAGTCCCGGCCAGGTGCTGGAGGTGAAGATCCTCGATGTCGAGCTGCGCCAGGACTGGGGCTATAACGTCATCCGTCCGCTTGCCGGCACGCTCCCTTATGATTTCGAGACGCCGCGGATGATCACCATTCCGCTCGACAAGCAGAGGAATGTCGGCCGCCTGCCCTGGGGTCTCGACCTGCCGCTGGCGCCCTTCTTCGGGGTGATGGGCGTCGCTCCACCGCCGAACTGGGGCCGCATCACCTCGATCATGCCGCGTTCGCACGCCGGCAATATCGACAACAAGGAACTGGTCGCCGGCACCACGCTCTATCTGCCGATCTTCAACGAGGGCGCGCTGTTTTCCTGTGGGGACGGTCATGGTGCCCAGGGCGACGGCGAAGTCTGCATCACCGCGATCGAGACGGCACTGCGCGGCACCTTCCAGCTGACCGTGCGCGGCGATCTCGATTTCGTCTATCCACGGGCTGAAACCCCGACGCATTACATCACCATGGGCATGGATCCGGATCTCGACCAATGCGCCGTCATGGCGCTGCGCGACATGATCGTGCTGCTCGGCGAAAAAGGCGGCCTGTCGCGCGAAGACGCCTATACGCTCTGCAGCCTCGCCGGCGATCTTCGCATCACCCAGACCGTCAACGGCTGCAAGGGCGTGCATATGATGATGGCGAAGAACCTCGTCGAGCGCACCGCCTGA
- a CDS encoding CynX/NimT family MFS transporter: protein MTRWGHVTIAVLGGIAAALHVGKVPPAIPLLRSELGIDLVAAGWLMGLSSALGAACGILIGRFTDYLTHRRAMILGLALLIAGSLIGALTHSETVIFASRVLESVGLIMVSVAAPGLIAASVELRDTGLAFALWGIWMPVGVAVMMMISPFLLPSFGWQGSWIFAAMLSVIPMVALLTMKVPKPQATGHPTTSLLTAVSLTASRPMSWILSGIFAAYSASFMSVFGFLPTLLIEEMGTGLTAASIMTALAVLANGVGNLVGGVFARWGAPRWVLIAGPCVMLTLTAFVVFGHGFPLWTRYGASVLYAVSGGVLPATIMGALPVYAPRRDLVGTFSGFVMQGSNIGQVFGPMLLASIVAASGWQGAPFYIAAATGLGLILALCLRQTERRIAATRPETARTM, encoded by the coding sequence ATGACTCGTTGGGGACATGTCACAATCGCTGTTCTGGGAGGAATCGCGGCGGCCCTGCATGTGGGCAAGGTGCCGCCCGCCATCCCCCTGCTGCGCTCCGAGCTCGGGATAGACCTCGTGGCCGCCGGCTGGCTGATGGGGCTTTCAAGCGCTCTCGGCGCCGCCTGCGGCATCCTGATCGGCCGGTTCACCGATTACCTGACCCATCGCCGTGCGATGATCCTCGGTCTTGCCCTTCTGATCGCCGGCAGCCTGATCGGCGCCCTCACCCATTCGGAAACCGTGATCTTCGCCAGCCGCGTGCTCGAAAGCGTCGGCCTCATCATGGTCTCGGTCGCCGCCCCCGGCCTGATTGCTGCTTCAGTCGAGCTGCGCGACACCGGCCTTGCTTTTGCTCTCTGGGGTATCTGGATGCCGGTCGGCGTCGCGGTGATGATGATGATCTCGCCCTTCCTGCTGCCGAGCTTCGGCTGGCAGGGGTCATGGATTTTTGCCGCCATGCTCAGCGTCATCCCGATGGTCGCGCTGCTGACGATGAAGGTGCCGAAGCCGCAGGCTACGGGACATCCGACAACCTCGCTGCTGACAGCCGTCAGCCTCACAGCCTCCCGGCCGATGTCCTGGATACTGTCGGGTATTTTTGCCGCTTACAGCGCCAGCTTCATGTCCGTCTTCGGTTTCCTGCCGACACTGCTGATAGAGGAAATGGGAACAGGCCTGACGGCGGCGTCCATCATGACCGCGCTCGCGGTGCTCGCGAACGGCGTCGGCAACTTGGTCGGCGGCGTATTCGCGCGTTGGGGCGCCCCGCGCTGGGTGCTGATCGCCGGCCCCTGCGTGATGCTGACGCTGACCGCCTTCGTCGTCTTCGGCCATGGCTTTCCGCTCTGGACGCGCTACGGAGCCTCGGTGCTCTACGCGGTGTCTGGCGGCGTCCTGCCGGCCACGATCATGGGGGCACTGCCCGTCTATGCACCGCGCCGCGACCTCGTCGGAACGTTCAGCGGCTTCGTCATGCAGGGGTCCAATATCGGCCAGGTCTTCGGACCCATGCTGCTCGCCTCGATCGTTGCGGCATCCGGCTGGCAGGGCGCGCCGTTCTACATCGCCGCAGCAACGGGCCTCGGCCTAATCCTGGCGCTCTGCCTGCGCCAGACCGAACGCCGCATCGCAGCGACGAGACCGGAAACCGCCAGAACGATGTGA
- a CDS encoding LysR family transcriptional regulator, whose product MDQLSAMRVFVRVVETGNFTRAAATLNMPKTTVTNLVQSLESHLRTTLLNRTTRKVMVTTDGALYYERAMQIISELDELDGSISNSQRQPSGRLRVEMAGAFADLLVIPNLCDFHTRFPQIRLDIGVGDRLVDYIAENVDCALRAGTPTDQSLIARKVGEISMSAYAAPLYIRNFGAPERPQDLQEDHLAVGYLSAQSGRVRSLEFHRDDENVEITPRYVVSVNDARTYVNAAISGMGIVQSPRFMVREAVEKGELVEVLSDWRCGSLPLYIVYPQTRHLSNKVRVFVDWLAKLVQNLKVEESREQMRKAS is encoded by the coding sequence ATGGATCAGCTTTCGGCAATGCGCGTATTCGTCCGCGTCGTGGAAACCGGCAATTTTACCCGGGCTGCAGCGACCCTCAACATGCCGAAAACGACGGTGACCAATCTCGTCCAGAGCCTCGAGAGCCATCTGCGCACGACGCTGCTCAACCGGACGACCCGCAAGGTGATGGTGACGACCGACGGCGCGCTCTATTACGAGCGGGCGATGCAGATAATCTCCGAGCTCGACGAACTCGACGGCAGCATCTCGAATTCGCAGCGGCAGCCGTCCGGGCGGCTGCGGGTGGAAATGGCCGGCGCCTTTGCCGATTTGCTGGTCATTCCGAATTTATGCGATTTCCATACGCGTTTTCCGCAGATCAGGCTCGATATCGGCGTCGGCGACCGGCTGGTCGATTATATCGCCGAAAACGTCGATTGCGCGCTGCGCGCCGGCACCCCGACCGACCAGTCGCTGATTGCCCGCAAGGTCGGCGAGATCAGCATGTCCGCCTATGCGGCACCACTCTACATCCGCAATTTCGGGGCGCCCGAACGCCCGCAGGACCTGCAGGAAGACCATTTGGCCGTCGGTTACCTGAGTGCCCAGTCCGGCCGGGTGAGGTCCCTGGAATTCCATCGCGACGACGAAAACGTGGAAATCACACCCCGTTACGTAGTCTCCGTCAACGATGCCCGGACCTATGTGAACGCGGCCATATCCGGCATGGGCATCGTGCAATCGCCGCGCTTCATGGTGAGGGAGGCGGTGGAGAAGGGCGAACTTGTCGAAGTGCTCTCCGATTGGCGCTGCGGATCCCTGCCCCTCTACATCGTCTATCCACAGACCCGCCACCTCTCCAACAAGGTGCGGGTCTTCGTCGATTGGCTCGCCAAGCTGGTTCAGAACCTCAAGGTCGAGGAAAGCCGCGAGCAGATGCGCAAGGCGAGTTAG
- a CDS encoding alpha/beta hydrolase fold domain-containing protein — MTAQWENIAFDKSAMPAVPMRVYEGAAKAKAPPLVLYLRGGAFLNEQRGENERPVAKALAESGAVVLEADYSSVSQNMFPQAMECAFAALQCLAGRRKQFGSAKSLLFVAGDEAGGNVAAGVALKARDLMPGELSGQILLSPMIDPMMTTQSFRKADEIGMGERWAEGWSHYLGSHCGFQHPYAAPCLCSRLSGVAPALIVTSEDDPLRDETLGYAARLSEAGVSVRRKIFPASCGWTGIYREGDGKWMKTLCAEFTDFVQELSSKHSIFEGK, encoded by the coding sequence ATGACCGCGCAGTGGGAAAACATCGCATTTGACAAGTCGGCCATGCCGGCTGTGCCGATGCGTGTCTATGAAGGAGCAGCCAAGGCTAAGGCTCCGCCGCTGGTACTTTATCTGCGAGGCGGGGCGTTTCTCAATGAGCAGCGCGGCGAAAACGAACGGCCAGTTGCAAAGGCATTGGCCGAGTCGGGGGCCGTGGTACTCGAAGCTGATTACAGCAGTGTCTCGCAGAACATGTTTCCGCAAGCGATGGAATGCGCTTTTGCGGCGCTTCAATGCCTGGCCGGCCGGCGCAAGCAGTTCGGCAGCGCGAAGTCTCTGCTTTTCGTCGCGGGCGACGAGGCGGGCGGCAATGTCGCGGCCGGCGTGGCGCTGAAGGCGCGCGATCTGATGCCGGGCGAACTGAGCGGCCAGATCCTGCTGTCGCCGATGATCGACCCGATGATGACGACGCAATCCTTCCGCAAGGCGGACGAGATCGGCATGGGCGAACGCTGGGCCGAGGGCTGGAGCCATTATCTCGGCTCCCATTGCGGGTTCCAGCATCCTTATGCGGCACCCTGCCTCTGTTCGCGGCTTTCGGGTGTCGCGCCGGCTCTCATCGTGACATCGGAAGACGATCCGTTGCGCGACGAAACGCTCGGTTATGCGGCGCGTCTGAGTGAGGCCGGCGTTTCGGTCAGGCGGAAGATTTTCCCGGCCAGCTGCGGCTGGACGGGCATTTACAGAGAAGGCGACGGCAAGTGGATGAAGACGCTCTGCGCCGAATTCACCGATTTCGTCCAAGAATTAAGTTCGAAGCATAGCATATTTGAAGGTAAATAA
- a CDS encoding efflux RND transporter periplasmic adaptor subunit, giving the protein MTSKIKSWALWGTGLSTAALIAGASVYLDLPQGAHAAPATAAAAPAVPVTVATVEPRNVSTWQEFSGRLEAVDRVQIRPRITGAIQSVHFREGGLVKQGDLLVSIDPEPYQAAVAQAEGQVASAQARVELANTELERGKNLVSKNTISQSDLAQRQSAQSEALANLQSAKAALKTAQLNLDYTEIRAPIAGRAGKLEITVGNLVAAGSASAPLTTLVSSDPIYASFDAGEDLVSSTLADLPLVDGVPAIEQVPVEASTLAANGTPIRGKLQLIDNEVNASSGTIRVRAVFDNPGGKLIPGQFVRVRMGQPKAQDHLMVSEKAVGTDQDKKFVFVVDAANTVAYRQVELGTAVDGMRIVEKGLNPGDRIVVNGLQRIRPGAVVQPQEEAKVANK; this is encoded by the coding sequence ATGACCTCGAAGATCAAAAGCTGGGCCCTGTGGGGCACTGGACTGAGCACGGCTGCACTGATTGCCGGTGCCTCGGTTTATCTCGATCTGCCGCAGGGCGCCCATGCCGCGCCTGCGACGGCTGCTGCTGCTCCGGCCGTCCCCGTGACGGTCGCCACCGTCGAGCCGCGCAACGTTTCCACCTGGCAGGAATTTTCCGGGCGGTTGGAAGCCGTCGACCGCGTCCAGATCCGGCCGCGCATCACCGGCGCCATCCAGTCGGTGCATTTCCGCGAAGGCGGACTGGTGAAGCAGGGCGACCTGCTCGTCAGCATTGACCCGGAGCCCTACCAGGCGGCGGTCGCTCAGGCCGAAGGTCAGGTGGCTTCGGCGCAGGCGAGGGTGGAACTTGCCAACACGGAACTCGAGCGCGGCAAGAACCTCGTCTCCAAGAACACCATCTCTCAGAGCGATCTCGCCCAGCGCCAGAGCGCCCAGAGTGAGGCGCTGGCCAATCTCCAGTCCGCCAAGGCGGCATTGAAGACGGCGCAGCTCAATCTCGACTATACCGAGATCCGGGCACCGATCGCAGGCCGGGCCGGCAAGTTGGAAATCACGGTCGGCAATCTGGTGGCGGCGGGTTCCGCCTCCGCCCCGCTGACGACGCTGGTTTCCTCCGATCCGATCTATGCGAGCTTCGATGCCGGTGAAGACCTGGTGTCCAGCACGCTCGCCGACCTTCCGCTCGTGGACGGCGTACCGGCGATCGAACAGGTGCCGGTCGAGGCGAGCACGCTCGCCGCCAACGGCACGCCGATCCGCGGCAAGCTGCAGCTCATCGACAACGAGGTGAACGCCTCGAGCGGCACGATCCGTGTGCGCGCCGTCTTCGACAATCCGGGTGGCAAGCTGATCCCGGGCCAGTTCGTGCGGGTCCGCATGGGCCAGCCGAAGGCGCAGGATCACCTGATGGTCAGCGAAAAGGCCGTCGGCACCGATCAGGACAAGAAGTTCGTCTTCGTGGTCGATGCGGCCAATACCGTTGCGTACCGGCAGGTGGAGCTGGGCACGGCGGTCGATGGCATGCGGATCGTCGAGAAGGGCCTCAATCCGGGCGACCGGATCGTCGTCAATGGCCTGCAGCGCATCCGTCCGGGCGCGGTTGTCCAGCCCCAGGAAGAGGCGAAAGTCGCCAACAAGTAA